From Mucilaginibacter gotjawali:
CAAAATCCAACCATTACAAATATTACAACCGCCGCCGCGGGCGATTATAAAGTTACCGTAACTACAGGCAATTGCAGCGCAAGCGCCACCACCACGGTAAGTGTATATGCACAGCCTACCGCCAATGCCGGTAGCGATGTTACCATCTGCGAGGGCGACAATACCACGTTAAGCGCCAGCGGCGGCACCGGTTATAGCTGGTCGCCGACAACGGGGCTTTCGGACCCCAATATCGCCAACCCGGTGGCCAGCCCAACGGATACGACTACTTATACCGTAACCGTTAGCAACAGCAATGCCTGCACCGCTACGGCTTCTGTGGTGGTAAATGTGCTGCAAAAACCCATCGCCAAAGCAACCGCCTATGAGGAAATAACACAGGGCCAGTCCGTAACGTTAAACGGCATAGCCAAAGGAACAGCCGTAGCCTATTACTGGACACCGAATGAATATTTAAGCAGCGATACTGTGCTGCACCCGGTAGCTACTCCTCCTGAAGACATCACCTACACCCTTCACGTAACGTCAACAGTGGGTTGCGGCAGCGAAGCAACTGCGGATGTTTTTATAAGGGTATATAAAGCTATCACGATACCAAACACGTTTACGCCGAACAACGATGGCATTAATGATGCCTGGAATATTACAGCATTGGACACCTACCCTCAATCTGTCACCCAGGTTTTTGATCGCTATGGAGGCATCGTTTTTAAAAGTACCGGCTATACGAAAGCATGGGATGGTACTTATAATAATAGGCCGGTAGCTGCAGGGACCTACTATTATATCATCGACCTGAAAAATGGGAAAAAGTATTCGGGGTGGGTATGTGTTTTAAGATAAGCGCAAAACTTTATTTTAAGGTTTTGGATCCAAAGAAATTGGATTTATGTTGATCCTATTAATACTGATTTGAAAAGAAAGTAGCCATCTCACATTTATTGGAGATGGCCGCTCTGGTTAGGCTATTTTCATAGAGACCCCGGCAAATTAGTATTCTTTTCAATTCGCTGTTAACGCAACGGGCGCCAGCTGACGTGGTGAACCATCGGGCCCCACTGCTATGATATTATCAAAAATGACATGCGAACCTGGTTTAATAGTATTCAGCGAGGCCCTCATCTCGTCATTTAGACTATTACCATTTGTTACCTGTACGGTTGCACTTTCACGCGGGTTGGCAATGATCATGCTGAATTTTGTGATCCTGAAGCGTGTATCAAAGTCGAAATTATCCAGCGTGGCATAAATAGCATCCTGCGCTTTTAGAGCCACGGTAGGTACCCCACCTCCTGAACGCCCTGAGAACCGCGCAACCGGGTCGGGGATTCTTTTCGCCCTGAATTTAGTACTGCTTAATACCTGGCTTTTGCCAGGCGAGACCTCCGCTGAAACAGTAACCGTTAAAGCGCCGGGATTATAAACTTTTGCAATGTATTTACCGCCCGAGCCATTCAGCGATCCGGAAGACATGCTAACCCTGATATTTTTCGACGGAATACCCGGAACCGACACCGAAACCGGGTTATCCACACCAATATAAAACACATTCATCTTATCAGGCGATACCACTGCGGATGGCCGGGCCACCATGTACTGCTGTTCGGGCGTGGTGTATGTTTTAATGCTACCATCGGTTTGTTTTACCGATATGGTTCCTTTCCAGCTAAAAACGCCTTCCCTCGAGGTATTGACATTATACTCACCCCGGCCATCGGACACATTTATCGGCGAACCGTCAACTTGTATTTCCGGATTAGCCTTTGAATCATAAGCGGTTAAAAAAACCTGTGCTTTGTATGGCTGGCCCTGGATGAGGTAAGAAGTAGGCGCAACGGCTACCGCCTCAAACTTATCCAGGTTTACAACTGCCTGGTCCATTTTCCCGAGGATTTTCTTTACCACCTCCGATTCGGCGTTTTTGTTATCCGCCTGGATCTTTGAAAGAATGGTAAAGGTAGCGGTTAAGGGCACGCCTTCGCCAAAATTCAGCTCCTCCCAGGTGCGGATACTGCCTGAATGATTAACCGGATCATCGGCGCTTAGAGTAAACGAAACCTGTTTGCCATCTTCGCTGCCCAAAAGTTGCTTTAACTTTTCGCGGGTGTCATTTATTTTTTCTTTCAGCGCGAAGGCCCGTTTTTTATTGATCATCACATTATAACCAATATCCAGGTTATCGCGTTCCTTCAAATCGCCGGTACTTTGATCGTAACCATCGCCCTGTTCCGTCAACTCCTTTTTGATATCCACGATATAATCATTCAGGTCCTGGGTTATCTTCTCGGCGTCTTTGGCTTTTTCATAGATCGGTTTTGCCCTCTCGGGCGATTCTTTGAGCCGTGTTTGCTCAAAGGTTTTAAATAATTGCTGTACTGATGTGCCCACGTTATTGGCGGAAGCGGTAAGACTGTCGTTTATAGTTTTAAACGCATCTAAAATTGTCTCCGATACATTGAGGGCCAGCATTGCCAATAAAACCAGGTACATAATATTGATCATCTTTTGCCTGGTTGTTTCTTTTCCTGCAGCAGCCATATCTTTTAATTTTAATTGTTAATAATCAGGTGATTTAAATAGCCTGGATTTTCGTCTTGATTGTTCGAATTTTGCGATTCTTTTGGCGGGAGTCAATCTCCGCAGAGTTGATTCATACGGACATTGCTCCGCCTGTCCACCCTCATTTCCGCAAGCGAAAAAGAGCGTAGCTGCAATTTTTTTAATTCTCCGAACACTCCTGATTTTACATCCGTGGCTGGGTCATGGCCGACAGCATATTGGCATAAAGTACATTCAACGATGAGATGTTTTTGGCCAGCTTATTCACTTCATCCTTAAACAGGCGGCTGTCATCTGCCGATTCGTTCAGGTTTTTAAGGGTATTGCTCAAGCCCTGGTAAAAATGGTTGATCTGCCTCAGGTTGCTGTCGGCTCCATTTAATTCTGCCTCATAAAGGGAATTTAACTGCGATAAATTGAAAGTTAGTTTGGATACCTGCTGGTGGTAGGCGTTCGCATCGTTACTGCTGTTGGCTATAGCAGCCAGCCCGGCAGAAGCCCGCTCAAATGCAATCCCCAGCAAGTCGAATTTTGATGCTGCATGCTGCAGTTTGTTTGAAAAGTCATCCGTAGCCAGCGAAACATCTACGATATTATTGATGCTATCCAGTTTATGGGTAAACCTTTTTAAACCTTCGCCAAGCCCATTGATGGCCTCGGGCGTAACGTCGGCATTCTTTAACAGGCTGTCAAGTGCAGCTGTTTGTCCTGTTGGCATTTCTACTACTCTGCCCCCGGCCACCGGCAACGCACCGTCATAATCAACGGCAAGTTCAGGATATACTTTTTCCCATTCCGGGTCTTGCACAGGCGGGAAAAACCCGAGCGTAAAAAACATTAATGCTTCTACAGTTAGGCCAAGCCCTATCATATTGGTGCCCATTACACCGCCCCAGTGATTTATTTTAAACATGGCGCCAAGAATTACTACGCTTGCTCCCCATGAGATAGCGATATGCAGCCAATTGATTTTTTTAGTCTTTTTCATTTTTTTAAGTTTAATTGTTATTGGATCAGAATTTAATGTAGATGGTTGCCCCTGCGTTCAGGCCGGGTAAAAGCCCGCGCATCCCTGTACTTACCTTATCGGCTTTATTTTGGTATGTTGATGTTGCTGCACTGGTCGGGATAAACCAACCGAAATCCGTGCGCAGGCCTAGGTTATCGGATATGCGGATATTACCCAGCCCTGTGCCAATGTATGGCCTGAATTTGGACATGTAGATATAATAATCGGGCAGCGAACCTATACCCTGCCTGTATACAGTATTTGAAAAATAATAGCTTACCCCTGTTGAAACGAACCATTTGCGGGCAAACCAATCGGTTCTTCCGTATAGCGGCTGCCAGTCGACGATGGCATAAACAGATGTGCGGTCAAGTTGCACCGTTCTGTTATTATATTGAAAACTCAGGTCGGCAGTAGTACTGAACCCCACC
This genomic window contains:
- a CDS encoding gliding motility-associated C-terminal domain-containing protein, giving the protein MDHHRPYRKYRGLHDGGKRQRIKNRFFYKREVDNLCGGTTYQFSAWVGNLLRYSDISPPDITFSIETTAGVVIQSYDTGPVAQRTSSFKWIQYAFNFTLPAGTGNVVIKMTNNSNGGAPANDLALDDITFRPYGPSLVAGFGSTTTATSITECAGQTKSYTLSATAPTGYTTPAYQWQVNTGSGWKDITGATKLSYTASPTTEGTYEYRLATAEATNISSESCRVVSNVLTITIDSAPTVTASSNSPVCTGNTLSLTSTSGTTYSWTGPNGFTSTRQNPTITNITTAAAGDYKVTVTTGNCSASATTTVSVYAQPTANAGSDVTICEGDNTTLSASGGTGYSWSPTTGLSDPNIANPVASPTDTTTYTVTVSNSNACTATASVVVNVLQKPIAKATAYEEITQGQSVTLNGIAKGTAVAYYWTPNEYLSSDTVLHPVATPPEDITYTLHVTSTVGCGSEATADVFIRVYKAITIPNTFTPNNDGINDAWNITALDTYPQSVTQVFDRYGGIVFKSTGYTKAWDGTYNNRPVAAGTYYYIIDLKNGKKYSGWVCVLR
- the porM gene encoding type IX secretion system motor protein PorM/GldM, whose protein sequence is MAAAGKETTRQKMINIMYLVLLAMLALNVSETILDAFKTINDSLTASANNVGTSVQQLFKTFEQTRLKESPERAKPIYEKAKDAEKITQDLNDYIVDIKKELTEQGDGYDQSTGDLKERDNLDIGYNVMINKKRAFALKEKINDTREKLKQLLGSEDGKQVSFTLSADDPVNHSGSIRTWEELNFGEGVPLTATFTILSKIQADNKNAESEVVKKILGKMDQAVVNLDKFEAVAVAPTSYLIQGQPYKAQVFLTAYDSKANPEIQVDGSPINVSDGRGEYNVNTSREGVFSWKGTISVKQTDGSIKTYTTPEQQYMVARPSAVVSPDKMNVFYIGVDNPVSVSVPGIPSKNIRVSMSSGSLNGSGGKYIAKVYNPGALTVTVSAEVSPGKSQVLSSTKFRAKRIPDPVARFSGRSGGGVPTVALKAQDAIYATLDNFDFDTRFRITKFSMIIANPRESATVQVTNGNSLNDEMRASLNTIKPGSHVIFDNIIAVGPDGSPRQLAPVALTAN
- the porL gene encoding type IX secretion system motor protein PorL/GldL, producing MKKTKKINWLHIAISWGASVVILGAMFKINHWGGVMGTNMIGLGLTVEALMFFTLGFFPPVQDPEWEKVYPELAVDYDGALPVAGGRVVEMPTGQTAALDSLLKNADVTPEAINGLGEGLKRFTHKLDSINNIVDVSLATDDFSNKLQHAASKFDLLGIAFERASAGLAAIANSSNDANAYHQQVSKLTFNLSQLNSLYEAELNGADSNLRQINHFYQGLSNTLKNLNESADDSRLFKDEVNKLAKNISSLNVLYANMLSAMTQPRM